One window of Myxocyprinus asiaticus isolate MX2 ecotype Aquarium Trade chromosome 6, UBuf_Myxa_2, whole genome shotgun sequence genomic DNA carries:
- the LOC127441946 gene encoding E3 ubiquitin-protein ligase TRIM41-like isoform X1, with protein sequence MMSSFSLDEELICAVCRDIFVEPVTLPCGHNYCEQCVNELKRSLRESEDDEDEEHVLTRCYTCPLCLSPCDSRVELKKNTVLNNIIEKYQSKRDIMCSVCKGEQKLTAEKMCVNCEEYYCTLHVMPHLENNTLRQHVLVNPVANSSRLCKEHGKELELFCSTDGTALCVYCMLPSEAKHLQGHSVVKLSDSLDSFKEDCRVKLDNVKAHLSEVQAGLSKLEEMSSTTKVRYISSKIWIVLFLNVLMVIFTQEGLENKQRECAVVLSRIRMFLDFEEKAQQKRFSVDLQQEDRCVRQRAERLNRLRSRLLQAQEALIQAKSFHDPLMVLQTIKNTDWTDLFDKQDCANQISEAVDWNNVKPTAASKISPLFQSIHKIFAGDDIVLNSVSAHHRLKLNPARNTVWLTEDGGPCSGELYCVMGEASFSCGVHHWEVDVSSVYSWAVGVSYSCQQGSGLGYALGRNDLSWSLHYNRNRRQFCAQHDWLQFSFSDSVTGLPTRVGVFLDVDIGFLSFYDAIRMKHLYTFYCNLQGPVYPAFCLGVENKMEDFQQMRVLNPMSD encoded by the exons ATGATGAGCTCTTTTAGTCTGGACGAAGAGCTGATTTGTGCAGTGTGTCGTGATATATTTGTTGAACCGGTGACTTTACCCTGCGGTCATAATTACTGTGAGCAGTGTGTGAATGAGCTGAAGAGATCTTTGAGAGAGAgtgaagatgatgaagatgaagagcACGTCCTGACTCGCTGTTACACATGCCCTCTGTGTTTGTCTCCGTGTGACTCTAGAGTGGAGCTGAAGAAAAACACGGTGCTCAACAACATCATTGAGAAATACCAGAGTAAAAGAGACAttatgtgcagtgtgtgtaaaggTGAACAGAAACTGACTGCGGAGAAAATGTGTGTGAACTGTGAAGAGTATTACTGCACTTTACATGTGATGCCACATCTGGAGAATAACACACTACGACAGCATGTGCTGGTGAATCCAGTGGCCAACTCCAGTAGATTGTGTAAGGAACATGGGAAAGAGCTGGAGTTATTCTGCAGTACTGATGGCACAGctctgtgtgtgtactgtatgttaccATCAGAGGCCAAACATCTGCAGGGACACAGTGTGGTCAAACTCTCGGATTCACTGGACTCTTTTAAG GAGGACTGCCGAGTTAAACTGGACAATGTCAAAGCTCATTTGTCTGAAGTTCAAGCTGGACTTTCTAAACTTGAGGAAATGTCATCCACCACTAAGGTAAGATATATTTCAAGTAAAATATGGATTGTTCTTTTTTTGAATGTTTTAATGGTTATTTTCACACAGGAGGGTCTTGAGAATAAGCAGCGAGAGTGTGCGGTGGTCTTGAGCAGGATCAGAATGTTCTTGGACTTTGAAGAGAAAGCCCAGCAGAAGCGTTTCTCGGTGGACTTGCAGCAAGAGGACCGGTGCGTGAGACAGAGAGCAGAGAGACTGAACAGGTTGAGAAGTAGATTACTGCAGGCACAAGAAGCTCTGATTCAGGCCAAAAGCTTTCATGACCCTTTGATGGTGCTGCAG ACTATAAAAAACACAGACTG gACTGATTTGTTTGATAAACAAGATTGTGCAAATCAGATCTCAGAGGCAGTTGATTGGAATAATGTGAAACCTACAGCTGCATCAAAAATCTCCCCATTGTTCCAGTCCATCCACAAGATATTTGCTG GAGATGATATTGTGTTGAATTCCGTATCGGCACACCACAGACTCAAGTTGAACCCGGCACGCAACACTGTGTGGCTGACAGAAGATGGTGGGCCTTGTTCTGGAGAACTTTACTGTGTGATGGGTGAAGCTTCATTCTCCTGTGGTGTCCACCATTGGGAGGTTGATGTTTCTTCTGTCTACTCTTGGGCAGTTGGAGTGTCATACAGTTGTCAGCAGGGCTCAGGTCTCGGTTATGCTCTTGGCAGGAATGATCTGTCCTGGAGCTTACACTACAACAGGAACCGCAGGCAGTTCTGTGCCCAGCATGACTGGCTTCAGTTCAGCTTCTCAGATTCTGTCACTGGCCTCCCCACCCGAGTAGGTGTTTTTCTGGACGTGGATATTGGTTTCCTGTCTTTCTATGATGCCATTAGAATGAAGCatctttatacattttattgtaacCTCCAAGGTCCAGTGTATCCAGCTTTCTGTCTGGGTGTGGAGAACAAAATGGAGGATTTCCAGCAGATGAGGGTGTTAAACCCCATGTCAGATTGA
- the LOC127441946 gene encoding E3 ubiquitin-protein ligase TRIM41-like isoform X2, with protein MMSSFSLDEELICAVCRDIFVEPVTLPCGHNYCEQCVNELKRSLRESEDDEDEEHVLTRCYTCPLCLSPCDSRVELKKNTVLNNIIEKYQSKRDIMCSVCKGEQKLTAEKMCVNCEEYYCTLHVMPHLENNTLRQHVLVNPVANSSRLCKEHGKELELFCSTDGTALCVYCMLPSEAKHLQGHSVVKLSDSLDSFKEDCRVKLDNVKAHLSEVQAGLSKLEEMSSTTKEGLENKQRECAVVLSRIRMFLDFEEKAQQKRFSVDLQQEDRCVRQRAERLNRLRSRLLQAQEALIQAKSFHDPLMVLQTIKNTDWTDLFDKQDCANQISEAVDWNNVKPTAASKISPLFQSIHKIFAGDDIVLNSVSAHHRLKLNPARNTVWLTEDGGPCSGELYCVMGEASFSCGVHHWEVDVSSVYSWAVGVSYSCQQGSGLGYALGRNDLSWSLHYNRNRRQFCAQHDWLQFSFSDSVTGLPTRVGVFLDVDIGFLSFYDAIRMKHLYTFYCNLQGPVYPAFCLGVENKMEDFQQMRVLNPMSD; from the exons ATGATGAGCTCTTTTAGTCTGGACGAAGAGCTGATTTGTGCAGTGTGTCGTGATATATTTGTTGAACCGGTGACTTTACCCTGCGGTCATAATTACTGTGAGCAGTGTGTGAATGAGCTGAAGAGATCTTTGAGAGAGAgtgaagatgatgaagatgaagagcACGTCCTGACTCGCTGTTACACATGCCCTCTGTGTTTGTCTCCGTGTGACTCTAGAGTGGAGCTGAAGAAAAACACGGTGCTCAACAACATCATTGAGAAATACCAGAGTAAAAGAGACAttatgtgcagtgtgtgtaaaggTGAACAGAAACTGACTGCGGAGAAAATGTGTGTGAACTGTGAAGAGTATTACTGCACTTTACATGTGATGCCACATCTGGAGAATAACACACTACGACAGCATGTGCTGGTGAATCCAGTGGCCAACTCCAGTAGATTGTGTAAGGAACATGGGAAAGAGCTGGAGTTATTCTGCAGTACTGATGGCACAGctctgtgtgtgtactgtatgttaccATCAGAGGCCAAACATCTGCAGGGACACAGTGTGGTCAAACTCTCGGATTCACTGGACTCTTTTAAG GAGGACTGCCGAGTTAAACTGGACAATGTCAAAGCTCATTTGTCTGAAGTTCAAGCTGGACTTTCTAAACTTGAGGAAATGTCATCCACCACTAAG GAGGGTCTTGAGAATAAGCAGCGAGAGTGTGCGGTGGTCTTGAGCAGGATCAGAATGTTCTTGGACTTTGAAGAGAAAGCCCAGCAGAAGCGTTTCTCGGTGGACTTGCAGCAAGAGGACCGGTGCGTGAGACAGAGAGCAGAGAGACTGAACAGGTTGAGAAGTAGATTACTGCAGGCACAAGAAGCTCTGATTCAGGCCAAAAGCTTTCATGACCCTTTGATGGTGCTGCAG ACTATAAAAAACACAGACTG gACTGATTTGTTTGATAAACAAGATTGTGCAAATCAGATCTCAGAGGCAGTTGATTGGAATAATGTGAAACCTACAGCTGCATCAAAAATCTCCCCATTGTTCCAGTCCATCCACAAGATATTTGCTG GAGATGATATTGTGTTGAATTCCGTATCGGCACACCACAGACTCAAGTTGAACCCGGCACGCAACACTGTGTGGCTGACAGAAGATGGTGGGCCTTGTTCTGGAGAACTTTACTGTGTGATGGGTGAAGCTTCATTCTCCTGTGGTGTCCACCATTGGGAGGTTGATGTTTCTTCTGTCTACTCTTGGGCAGTTGGAGTGTCATACAGTTGTCAGCAGGGCTCAGGTCTCGGTTATGCTCTTGGCAGGAATGATCTGTCCTGGAGCTTACACTACAACAGGAACCGCAGGCAGTTCTGTGCCCAGCATGACTGGCTTCAGTTCAGCTTCTCAGATTCTGTCACTGGCCTCCCCACCCGAGTAGGTGTTTTTCTGGACGTGGATATTGGTTTCCTGTCTTTCTATGATGCCATTAGAATGAAGCatctttatacattttattgtaacCTCCAAGGTCCAGTGTATCCAGCTTTCTGTCTGGGTGTGGAGAACAAAATGGAGGATTTCCAGCAGATGAGGGTGTTAAACCCCATGTCAGATTGA